One Panicum virgatum strain AP13 chromosome 9K, P.virgatum_v5, whole genome shotgun sequence genomic region harbors:
- the LOC120651552 gene encoding inositol-tetrakisphosphate 1-kinase 1, protein MAPDAAAAGEPSSGDTPRYAIGYALAPKKQQSFIQPSLVARAAARGMDLVPVDAARPLAEQGPFHLLIHKLCGGDWRAQLEAFAARHPAVPVVDPPHAIDRLHNRISMLQVVSELDHAADKDGTFGIPSQVVVYDAAALADSGLLAGLRFPLIAKPLVADGTAKSHKMSLVYHREGLAKLRPPLVLQEFVNHGGVIFKVYVVGGHVTCVKRRSLPDVSPGDDASAQGSVSFSQVSNLPNERTAEEYYGEKSLEDAVMPPAAFVNQIAGGLRRALGLQLFNFDMIRDVRAGDRYLVIDINYFPGYAKMPGYETVLTDFFWEMVSKEDGVVQEEKGSNHFSVK, encoded by the coding sequence atggcccccgacgccgccgccgccggcgagccctcctCCGGCGACACCCCGCGCTACGCCATCGGGTACGCGCTCGCGCCGAAGAAGCAGCAGAGCTTCATCCAGCCGTCGCTGgtggcccgcgcggcggcgcggggcatgGACCTCGTCCCCGTGGATGCGGCGCGGCCCCTGGCGGAGCAGGGCCCCTTCCACCTCCTCATCCACAAGCTCTGCGGCGGCGACTGGCGCGCCCAGCTCGAGGCCTTCGCCgcgcgccacccggccgtgccCGTCGTCGACCCGCCCCACGCCATCGACCGCCTCCACAACCGCATCTCCATGCTCCAGGTCGTCTCCGAGCTCGACCACGCCGCCGACAAGGACGGCACCTTCGGCATCCCCAGCCAGGTCGTCGTCtacgacgccgccgcgctcgccgactCCGGCCTCCTCGCCGGGCTCCGCTTCCCGCTCATCGCCAAGCCCCTCGTCGCCGACGGCACCGCCAAGTCCCACAAAATGTCCCTCGTCTACCACCGCGAGGGGCTCGCCAAGCTCCGCCCGCCGCTCGTGCTCCAGGAGTTCGTCAACCACGGCGGCGTCATCTTCAAGGTCTACGTCGTCGGCGGCCACGTCACCTGCGTCAAGCGCCGCAGCCTGCCAGACGTGTCCCCCGGGGATGACGCGTCCGCCCAGGGATCCGTCTCCTTCTCTCAGGTCTCCAACCTCCCCAACGAGCGCACCGCCGAGGAGTACTACGGCGAAAAGAGCCTCGAGGACGCCGTCATGCCGCCTGCCGCATTCGTCAACCAGATCGCGGGAGGTCTCCGCCGCGCGCTTGGCCTGCAGCTCTTCAACTTCGACATGATCCGGGACGTCCGCGCCGGTGACCGCTATCTCGTCATTGACATCAACTACTTCCCGGGCTACGCCAAGATGCCGGGGTATGAGACTGTCCTTACCGATTTCTTCTGGGAGATGGTCAGTAAGGAGGATGGTGTGGTCCAGGAGGAGAAGGGGAGCAACCATTTCTCGGTGAAATAA